In Streptomyces sp. NBC_01426, one genomic interval encodes:
- a CDS encoding sugar phosphate isomerase/epimerase family protein translates to MKYAFSTLGLPGTPLDRSATLAAAHGYDGLELRAHPEEPLHPGTPAGDRIEALRTVTAAGVTVLAVAGYAKVAARGEDAPVLAELRSLVRLAADVEAPYVRVFPGGGDLPEPEADANAVRRLLSVAPFAERHGIRILLETHDSHRTAAAVAGVLDRVAQPGAGALWDVLHTWLGGERPAQSRRSLGGHLGYLQVKDVASAEDLTPLGLGAGVLPLAEAVACAPPDGWLCWEYERRWYPGAAEFAGQLAQGRAHLGRLVAHGAHAE, encoded by the coding sequence GTGAAGTACGCCTTCTCCACGCTCGGCCTGCCCGGTACCCCGCTGGACAGGAGCGCCACACTCGCCGCCGCCCACGGGTACGACGGACTCGAACTGCGCGCCCACCCCGAGGAGCCCCTGCATCCCGGCACACCCGCCGGTGACCGGATCGAGGCCCTGCGCACCGTCACCGCCGCCGGTGTCACCGTCCTCGCCGTCGCGGGCTACGCCAAGGTGGCCGCAAGGGGTGAGGACGCCCCGGTCCTCGCCGAGCTGAGGTCGCTGGTCCGGCTCGCCGCCGACGTCGAAGCCCCGTATGTGCGGGTCTTCCCCGGAGGGGGTGACCTGCCCGAACCGGAGGCCGACGCCAACGCCGTCCGCCGGCTGCTGAGCGTCGCTCCGTTCGCCGAGCGGCACGGCATCCGGATCCTCCTGGAGACCCACGACTCGCACCGCACCGCGGCCGCCGTCGCCGGGGTGCTGGACCGGGTGGCACAGCCGGGCGCGGGAGCGCTGTGGGACGTGCTCCACACCTGGCTGGGCGGTGAGCGGCCGGCCCAGTCGCGCCGAAGCCTGGGCGGGCACCTGGGATACCTCCAAGTGAAGGACGTCGCATCGGCGGAGGATCTCACCCCGCTCGGGCTGGGAGCCGGGGTGCTGCCGCTGGCAGAAGCCGTCGCCTGCGCACCGCCCGATGGCTGGCTGTGTTGGGAGTACGAGAGACGCTGGTACCCGGGGGCGGCCGAGTTCGCGGGGCAGCTCGCCCAGGGGCGCGCCCACCTGGGGCGCCTGGTTGCCCACGGCGCTCACGCCGAGTAG
- a CDS encoding dihydrodipicolinate synthase family protein — protein sequence MNVLRLPCADGGIRLHRPDTVPLAPLVSEPAHSRVFYAAAHVVADPLAASAESGPVVDWDATLAFRRRLWSQGLGVAEAMDTAQRGAGLDWPAAAELIRRSAAEARTAGGRILCGAGTDQLSPEGAHSLAAITAAYEEQLAHIEACGARPVLMASRALARAAAGPEDYLEVYGGLLRQSAGPVVLHWLGPMFDPALAGYWGHDDTDEAAEILLKIISECPEKVDGIKVSLLDAGQEVAIRRRLPAGVRCYTGDDHHYPELIAGDGVRTGDALLGVFDPLAPIAARAALALDRGDAEGFRELLDPTVPLARHLFSPPTRHYKTGVVLLAWLAGYQEHFTMVGGLQSARSLPHLATAYERADLLGLFPDPELAADRMRHLLAVHGVAS from the coding sequence GTGAACGTCCTTCGGCTCCCGTGCGCGGACGGCGGTATCCGCCTCCACCGCCCCGACACCGTCCCGCTCGCACCGCTGGTCTCCGAGCCGGCCCACAGCAGGGTGTTCTACGCGGCGGCCCATGTGGTCGCCGATCCACTGGCCGCGTCGGCCGAGTCCGGTCCGGTGGTCGACTGGGACGCCACCTTGGCCTTCCGCCGCCGGCTGTGGTCGCAGGGGCTCGGGGTCGCGGAGGCCATGGACACCGCGCAGCGCGGGGCGGGGCTGGACTGGCCGGCGGCCGCGGAACTGATCCGCCGCTCCGCCGCCGAGGCCCGGACGGCAGGGGGCCGGATCCTGTGCGGCGCGGGCACGGACCAGTTGTCCCCGGAAGGGGCCCATTCCCTGGCGGCGATCACCGCGGCGTACGAGGAACAGTTGGCGCACATCGAGGCCTGCGGGGCGCGGCCGGTCCTGATGGCGTCCCGCGCACTGGCACGGGCGGCGGCCGGTCCGGAGGACTACCTGGAGGTATATGGAGGCCTGCTGCGTCAGAGTGCCGGGCCGGTGGTCCTGCACTGGCTGGGGCCGATGTTCGATCCCGCACTGGCCGGCTACTGGGGCCACGACGACACGGACGAGGCGGCGGAGATCCTACTGAAGATCATCTCGGAGTGTCCGGAGAAAGTGGACGGGATCAAGGTCTCGCTGCTGGACGCCGGACAGGAGGTCGCCATCCGGCGCCGACTGCCCGCCGGGGTGCGCTGCTACACCGGAGACGACCACCACTATCCGGAACTGATCGCCGGGGACGGGGTGCGGACCGGCGACGCGCTGCTGGGGGTCTTCGATCCCCTCGCTCCGATCGCGGCGCGGGCGGCGCTCGCGCTCGATCGAGGCGACGCCGAGGGCTTCCGGGAGTTGCTGGATCCGACGGTTCCGCTGGCGCGTCACCTGTTCTCCCCGCCGACACGGCATTACAAGACGGGGGTGGTGCTGTTGGCCTGGCTGGCGGGGTACCAGGAACACTTCACGATGGTCGGTGGCCTCCAGTCGGCCCGCTCGCTCCCCCACCTCGCCACGGCCTACGAGAGAGCGGACCTGCTGGGTCTGTTCCCCGATCCCGAACTGGCCGCGGACCGGATGCGGCACTTGCTCGCGGTGCACGGGGTGGCGTCGTGA
- a CDS encoding N,N-dimethylformamidase beta subunit family domain-containing protein yields the protein MFDVKAENARPGNADWHVTKAGSARAIEGFADRVSVLPGESFGLHVSTAATRFTVSAYRMGWYGGARARLVWRSQALPGVRQPEHTVDAGTRMVRTRWSRTTTVDTGGWPEGCYLLRLDAQGPEGQRFVPLTVRSASTKGRTVIVNAVATWQAYNRWGGYGSYDGPTGGYASRSLAVTFDRPYEYDDGAGLFLVYEAPLIALAERLGIPLAYTTTTDVAREKRLLEGAAAVLSLGHDEYWSPEQRAHVTAARDAGTNIAILGANCCYRRIRLEPSDLGPDRTVVCYKSSYAQDPGVKRGHPATVDFRSAPAADPESSLLGVIYDGYPVDAPYVVTQPGHWLFEGTGVKAGDGFAHLVGVEYDKVNTGFPTPRPIEIIAHSPVVCEGRPSHQDTAYYTVASGAGVFATGTMRWVEALDAKGDGRGGGNHGLDARSGALTTRVTENLLRVFAAGPAGRTHPARDNADSVYGRS from the coding sequence GTGTTCGACGTCAAGGCCGAGAACGCACGTCCCGGGAACGCCGACTGGCACGTGACCAAGGCGGGGTCGGCCCGCGCCATCGAGGGGTTCGCCGACCGGGTCAGCGTCCTGCCCGGTGAGTCGTTCGGGCTGCACGTGTCCACCGCGGCGACCCGGTTCACGGTCTCCGCGTACCGCATGGGGTGGTACGGCGGCGCGCGGGCCCGGCTGGTGTGGCGGTCGCAGGCACTGCCCGGGGTTCGGCAGCCCGAGCACACGGTGGATGCGGGAACCAGGATGGTCCGCACCCGGTGGTCCCGTACCACCACGGTCGACACCGGTGGCTGGCCCGAGGGTTGCTACCTGCTGCGGCTCGACGCGCAGGGCCCCGAGGGGCAGCGTTTCGTTCCGCTCACCGTCCGCTCGGCGTCCACGAAGGGGCGGACCGTCATCGTGAACGCGGTGGCGACCTGGCAGGCGTACAACAGGTGGGGTGGCTACGGCAGCTACGACGGACCGACCGGCGGCTACGCCTCGCGTTCGCTCGCCGTGACCTTCGACCGGCCGTACGAGTACGACGACGGGGCGGGCCTGTTCCTGGTGTACGAGGCACCGCTGATCGCCCTCGCCGAGCGGCTCGGCATACCGCTCGCGTACACGACCACCACGGATGTGGCACGGGAGAAGCGGCTGCTGGAGGGGGCGGCCGCCGTGCTCTCGCTGGGACACGACGAGTACTGGTCCCCGGAGCAGCGGGCGCACGTCACCGCGGCCAGGGACGCCGGCACCAACATCGCGATCCTGGGCGCGAACTGCTGCTACCGCCGGATCCGCTTGGAGCCGTCCGACCTGGGGCCGGACCGCACGGTGGTCTGCTACAAGTCGTCCTACGCCCAGGACCCGGGGGTCAAACGGGGTCACCCCGCGACGGTCGACTTCCGCTCGGCCCCCGCCGCCGACCCGGAGAGTTCCCTGCTCGGTGTCATCTACGACGGCTATCCGGTGGACGCCCCCTATGTGGTGACACAGCCCGGGCACTGGCTGTTCGAGGGCACGGGGGTGAAGGCCGGTGACGGGTTCGCGCACCTGGTCGGGGTCGAGTACGACAAGGTGAACACCGGCTTCCCGACACCCCGCCCGATCGAGATCATCGCCCACTCCCCCGTGGTCTGTGAGGGCAGGCCCAGCCATCAGGACACGGCCTATTACACCGTGGCGAGCGGCGCCGGGGTGTTCGCGACGGGAACGATGCGCTGGGTCGAGGCACTCGACGCGAAGGGCGACGGGCGCGGCGGCGGCAACCACGGTCTGGACGCGCGTTCCGGGGCGCTGACCACCCGGGTGACGGAGAACCTGCTGCGGGTCTTCGCGGCGGGCCCGGCGGGCCGGACGCATCCCGCGCGGGACAACGCCGATTCGGTGTACGGGCGTTCCTGA
- a CDS encoding LacI family DNA-binding transcriptional regulator produces the protein MAVTLAEVAAHAGVSPATVSRVLNGGYPVAGGTRTRVEQAVEDLGYVANGPARALAAATSDLVGVLVHDVADSFFGILAGSLQGALAPTGEGARRLAVVCNTEGAPEAELAYLALLEGQRAGGVVLTGGAVEEPEHTSALTARLTRMAAAGAPVVLCGRPPLPLAPGLPVATVMFDDHGGAFRLAEHLLTLGHRRIAYVAGPPGRSTTRERLTGHREALRRHDPTLPETCAPLTVHAGFERSAGYDATRELLRRGESFTAVAAANDTVAAGVVAALKEAGLRIPEDVSVAGFDDLPFCVDTAPALTTVRLPLREAGVLAAHLVTGRRALPPGGITTLPAELMVRGSTAPPPPEGSRP, from the coding sequence ATGGCGGTGACTCTCGCCGAGGTCGCGGCACACGCGGGTGTATCGCCCGCCACGGTCTCGCGCGTACTGAACGGCGGATACCCGGTGGCCGGCGGCACCCGGACACGGGTGGAACAGGCCGTCGAAGACCTGGGATACGTCGCCAACGGGCCCGCCCGGGCGCTTGCGGCGGCCACCTCCGACCTCGTCGGGGTCCTCGTCCACGATGTCGCCGACAGCTTCTTCGGGATCCTCGCCGGATCCCTGCAAGGCGCCCTCGCCCCCACCGGCGAAGGCGCCCGCCGGCTCGCCGTCGTGTGCAACACCGAGGGCGCACCCGAGGCCGAACTCGCCTACCTCGCCCTCCTGGAAGGACAGCGCGCCGGCGGGGTCGTCCTCACCGGCGGCGCGGTCGAGGAACCTGAACACACCTCCGCACTCACCGCCCGGCTCACCAGGATGGCCGCCGCCGGCGCCCCGGTGGTGTTGTGCGGGCGGCCACCACTGCCGCTCGCCCCCGGGCTCCCCGTCGCCACCGTCATGTTCGACGACCACGGCGGCGCGTTCCGGCTCGCCGAACACCTGCTGACCCTCGGCCACCGGCGCATCGCCTACGTGGCCGGCCCGCCCGGGCGGAGCACCACCCGCGAGCGGCTCACCGGGCACCGTGAGGCCCTGCGAAGACACGACCCCACCCTGCCCGAGACCTGCGCACCCCTCACCGTGCACGCCGGTTTCGAGCGCTCCGCCGGCTATGACGCCACCCGCGAACTGCTCCGCCGAGGCGAGTCGTTCACCGCCGTCGCCGCGGCCAACGACACCGTCGCCGCCGGCGTCGTCGCCGCACTCAAGGAAGCGGGGCTGCGAATCCCCGAGGACGTCTCCGTGGCCGGGTTCGACGACCTGCCGTTCTGCGTGGACACGGCGCCCGCGCTCACCACGGTCCGGCTGCCGCTGCGCGAGGCGGGCGTGCTCGCCGCCCACCTCGTCACCGGACGCCGAGCCCTGCCACCCGGGGGCATCACCACCCTGCCCGCCGAGCTCATGGTCCGAGGCTCCACCGCCCCACCACCGCCAGAAGGGAGCCGTCCGTGA
- a CDS encoding carbohydrate ABC transporter permease, translated as MTIPLTPDRHATGSRRAVGRPPGDRSSLPRAALSRTALSRTAVNAVLLLVAAYTLMPLVWLVLAATKNRRDLFATEPFAFGEFHFLANLGQVFTHDDGIFGRWLGNSLLYTLVGSTLSALISVACGHAFHAYSFRHKEKLFGVVLAGVLVPATVLQLPLYLMASAAGAVNTYWAYLVPALVNPFGVYLARVFAEGYVPDEVLAAARVDGAGELRVFTHVSFPMLWPGFVTIFLFTFTAIWNNFYGALTMLNDERLYPVSLGLFMWNRSVYQQPELYPLVITGSLVAVIPLVLAFLGLQRFWRSGLTAGAVK; from the coding sequence ATGACCATCCCCCTCACCCCCGACCGGCACGCCACCGGTTCCCGCCGAGCGGTCGGGCGCCCCCCGGGCGACCGCTCTTCCCTCCCCCGCGCCGCCCTCTCACGGACCGCTCTCTCGCGCACCGCAGTCAACGCGGTTCTTCTCCTCGTCGCCGCCTACACCCTGATGCCCCTCGTCTGGCTGGTGCTGGCCGCGACCAAGAACCGTCGGGACCTCTTCGCCACCGAGCCGTTCGCCTTCGGCGAGTTCCACTTCCTCGCCAATCTGGGTCAGGTCTTCACCCACGACGACGGGATCTTCGGCCGGTGGCTCGGCAACAGCCTCCTCTACACCCTGGTCGGCTCCACTCTCTCCGCTCTGATCAGCGTGGCCTGCGGCCATGCCTTCCACGCCTACTCCTTCCGGCACAAGGAGAAGCTCTTCGGCGTCGTCCTGGCCGGTGTCCTGGTCCCGGCCACCGTGCTCCAACTCCCGCTCTACCTGATGGCCTCGGCCGCCGGCGCGGTGAACACGTACTGGGCCTACCTGGTACCCGCCCTCGTCAATCCCTTCGGCGTCTACCTGGCCCGGGTCTTCGCCGAGGGCTACGTGCCCGACGAGGTGCTGGCCGCCGCCCGCGTCGACGGCGCGGGTGAACTGCGGGTCTTCACCCACGTGTCGTTCCCGATGCTGTGGCCCGGCTTTGTGACGATCTTCCTGTTCACCTTCACGGCGATCTGGAACAACTTCTACGGCGCGCTGACCATGCTGAATGACGAACGGCTCTACCCCGTGAGTCTGGGCCTGTTCATGTGGAACCGCAGCGTCTACCAGCAGCCCGAGCTGTATCCCCTGGTGATCACCGGTTCACTCGTCGCCGTCATACCGCTCGTGCTGGCCTTTCTCGGCCTCCAGCGTTTCTGGCGCTCGGGTCTCACCGCAGGAGCCGTCAAGTGA
- a CDS encoding Gfo/Idh/MocA family protein — MDHAIPRRTIKIAMNGVTGRMGYRQHLVRSLLALREQGGLDLGDGTVLWPEPVLVGRREAALRAIADRHGLEHVSTDLAAVLADPEVEIYFDAQVTAAREAAVRQAIVAGKHVYCEKPTALTYASSLELARLASAAGVKHGVVQDKLFLPGLLKLKRLIEGGFFGEILSVRGEFGYWVFEGDWQPAQRPSWNYRTQDGGGIVGDMFPHWDYLLHELFGRVETVQALTRTHIGRRWDEEGKPYEATADDAAYGIFELEGGAVAQINSSWAVRVHRDELVEFQVDGTHGSAVAGLRGCRIQHRAATPKPVWNPDLAETGDFRAQWQEVADNSPADNGFKAQWELFLRHVVRDEPWRWDLLAGARGVQLAELGSASAVEGRRLPVPEVTL; from the coding sequence ATGGACCACGCGATCCCGCGCAGGACGATCAAGATCGCCATGAACGGCGTGACCGGGCGGATGGGATACCGCCAACATCTCGTCCGCTCCCTGCTCGCCCTGCGTGAACAGGGCGGGCTGGACCTCGGGGACGGCACGGTGCTGTGGCCGGAGCCGGTCCTGGTCGGACGCCGGGAAGCCGCGCTGCGGGCCATCGCCGACCGGCACGGCCTGGAGCACGTCAGCACCGACCTGGCGGCCGTGCTCGCCGATCCCGAAGTGGAGATCTACTTCGACGCGCAGGTGACCGCCGCCCGCGAGGCGGCGGTCCGGCAGGCCATCGTGGCCGGCAAGCACGTGTACTGCGAGAAGCCGACCGCACTCACCTACGCGTCCTCCCTGGAACTGGCCCGGTTGGCTTCGGCGGCCGGCGTCAAGCACGGGGTGGTGCAGGACAAGCTGTTCCTCCCGGGCCTGCTGAAGCTGAAGCGGCTCATCGAGGGCGGCTTCTTCGGGGAGATCCTCTCGGTGCGGGGCGAGTTCGGCTACTGGGTGTTCGAGGGCGACTGGCAGCCGGCCCAACGCCCGTCCTGGAACTACCGCACACAGGACGGGGGCGGCATCGTCGGCGACATGTTTCCCCATTGGGACTACCTGCTGCACGAGTTGTTCGGTCGGGTCGAGACTGTTCAGGCCCTCACCCGCACGCACATCGGACGTCGCTGGGACGAGGAGGGCAAGCCGTACGAGGCCACGGCGGACGACGCGGCGTACGGGATCTTCGAGCTGGAGGGCGGCGCGGTGGCTCAGATCAACTCCTCCTGGGCCGTCCGGGTCCACCGTGACGAGCTGGTGGAGTTCCAGGTGGACGGGACACACGGCTCGGCGGTCGCGGGCCTGCGCGGGTGTCGGATCCAGCACCGTGCCGCGACGCCCAAGCCGGTGTGGAATCCGGATCTGGCGGAGACGGGGGACTTCCGTGCCCAGTGGCAGGAAGTCGCCGACAACAGTCCCGCGGACAACGGCTTCAAGGCCCAATGGGAGCTATTCCTGCGCCATGTGGTGCGGGACGAGCCGTGGCGTTGGGACCTGTTGGCCGGGGCCCGCGGCGTGCAACTCGCCGAGCTCGGCAGCGCCTCCGCCGTGGAGGGCCGGCGGCTGCCGGTGCCGGAGGTGACCCTGTGA
- a CDS encoding polysaccharide lyase 8 family protein: MIAMWSRRAFLSAAGGGAWALGVPAGAESAEEVHEAMRAVWRGLYLGGGFSAGAEPFRSRLLELGAQADAWRATMAPAPGSLWPELGFTTDPELMMQSYYRLRTMAEAYVRPGTGRTGDAALLSALLTGLDHLHTRVYHAGQARYGNWYCWQIGAPQALLDLCVLLYADLGPARLTAFRAAVDHFVPDSAVASYSGTSTGANRVDLCRVLALSGVLGADSAKIGLARDALAPVFPYVSTGDGLYRDGSFVQHTWVPYTGTYGAVLLGGLGMLFALLRGTPWQVTDPGAEIVLGAVERAWAPFLFNGLIMDSVSGRAISRGLTAGDPRQVQQDDHTRGHAVLAGILVLAEGASEARRARWRALVKGWALRDRYSPVLDDRTLGLSALARLAEVVADASVAPLPEPVGHRLFASMDRATHRRPGWAASLSLASRRIAHYETGNGENLHGWHTGSGMLAWWGSTYGNGQYTDAFWPTVDPYRLPGITVARKVLSDGAGGDWGASRPEATWVGGTTDGEFASVGQHLRGLGSTLTALTSWFFLADTIVCLGAGIRATDGVPVETIIDNRNLGAAGTHALTVGGRVQPAGLGWSASFPSPGWAHLAGFGGYVMSGPGGFKALREARTGRWSDINRGGSTTPLTRRHLTLWYDHGVDPTASGYVHQILPGASAAGTAARAADPDHVRVLANTDTAQGISCAALGFTGVNFWQAGSAGALSASAPCSVTVRERTDGTATICVADPRRAPASLTLVWDRPVASVLSRPSSVLTATTGARLRIGFGDLTGAEGAGQEVVVRLG; the protein is encoded by the coding sequence ATGATAGCGATGTGGAGTCGGCGCGCCTTCCTCTCCGCCGCCGGTGGGGGCGCCTGGGCACTGGGCGTACCGGCGGGCGCCGAGTCGGCGGAGGAGGTGCACGAGGCCATGCGGGCCGTCTGGCGTGGCCTCTACCTCGGTGGCGGGTTCTCGGCCGGGGCCGAGCCGTTCCGTTCGAGACTGCTGGAGCTCGGGGCGCAGGCGGACGCCTGGCGCGCGACCATGGCGCCGGCGCCCGGTTCGCTCTGGCCGGAGTTGGGTTTCACCACCGACCCCGAGCTGATGATGCAGAGCTACTACCGGCTGCGGACGATGGCCGAGGCCTACGTCCGGCCCGGAACCGGGCGCACCGGGGACGCGGCGTTGCTGTCCGCTCTGCTCACCGGGCTCGATCACCTGCACACGCGGGTCTACCACGCGGGCCAGGCCAGATACGGGAACTGGTACTGCTGGCAGATCGGCGCCCCGCAGGCGCTGCTCGACCTCTGCGTCCTGCTGTACGCGGACCTGGGCCCGGCGCGGCTCACCGCGTTCCGCGCGGCCGTGGACCACTTCGTGCCGGATTCGGCGGTCGCCTCGTACTCCGGCACCAGCACGGGTGCCAACCGCGTCGATCTGTGTCGGGTGCTGGCGTTGAGCGGGGTGCTCGGCGCGGATTCCGCGAAGATCGGCCTGGCCCGGGACGCGCTCGCGCCGGTGTTCCCGTACGTCTCGACGGGCGACGGGCTGTACCGGGACGGGTCCTTCGTCCAGCACACCTGGGTTCCGTACACGGGGACGTACGGGGCGGTGTTGCTCGGTGGACTCGGCATGCTGTTCGCCTTGTTGCGCGGGACTCCGTGGCAGGTGACCGATCCCGGCGCGGAGATCGTCCTCGGCGCCGTCGAGCGGGCCTGGGCGCCGTTCCTGTTCAACGGTTTGATCATGGACTCGGTCTCCGGACGGGCGATCAGTCGCGGCCTGACCGCGGGAGACCCCCGGCAGGTCCAACAGGACGACCACACGCGGGGACATGCGGTACTGGCCGGGATCCTGGTCCTGGCCGAGGGCGCGAGCGAGGCTCGGCGGGCCCGGTGGCGGGCACTGGTCAAGGGATGGGCACTCCGGGACCGGTACAGCCCCGTTCTCGACGATCGCACGCTCGGCCTGTCCGCCCTGGCCAGACTGGCGGAGGTGGTGGCCGATGCCTCGGTGGCGCCGCTCCCCGAGCCGGTCGGGCACCGGCTGTTCGCCTCGATGGACCGGGCCACGCACCGGCGGCCGGGCTGGGCCGCCTCCCTCTCCCTGGCTTCCCGCCGGATCGCCCACTACGAGACGGGCAACGGCGAGAACCTGCACGGCTGGCACACCGGGAGCGGGATGCTCGCCTGGTGGGGCTCCACCTACGGCAACGGTCAGTACACCGACGCGTTCTGGCCCACGGTGGATCCGTACCGGCTGCCGGGCATCACGGTCGCGCGAAAGGTCCTCTCGGACGGTGCGGGAGGCGACTGGGGAGCTTCCCGGCCGGAGGCGACGTGGGTGGGCGGGACCACGGACGGAGAGTTCGCCTCGGTGGGACAACACCTGCGGGGTCTGGGGAGCACTTTGACGGCCCTCACGTCCTGGTTCTTCCTGGCGGACACGATCGTCTGCCTGGGAGCGGGGATCCGGGCGACGGACGGCGTACCGGTCGAGACGATCATCGACAACCGCAATCTGGGCGCCGCCGGCACGCACGCCCTGACCGTCGGCGGCAGGGTCCAGCCGGCCGGACTCGGCTGGTCGGCGTCCTTCCCCTCCCCGGGCTGGGCGCACCTGGCGGGCTTCGGGGGCTACGTCATGTCGGGGCCCGGTGGGTTCAAGGCCTTGCGGGAGGCGCGTACCGGTCGGTGGAGCGACATCAACCGGGGCGGCTCCACGACCCCGTTGACCCGGCGTCACCTGACCCTCTGGTACGACCACGGGGTCGATCCGACGGCCTCCGGATACGTCCACCAGATCCTCCCCGGAGCATCGGCGGCCGGGACCGCGGCCCGGGCAGCCGACCCCGACCATGTCCGCGTGCTCGCCAACACAGATACGGCGCAGGGCATTTCATGCGCCGCCCTGGGCTTCACCGGGGTCAACTTCTGGCAGGCCGGATCGGCGGGGGCCTTGTCGGCGAGTGCGCCCTGTTCGGTCACGGTGCGGGAGAGAACCGACGGCACGGCCACGATCTGCGTGGCGGACCCGCGTCGGGCACCGGCCTCGCTGACCCTGGTGTGGGACCGGCCCGTCGCCTCGGTGCTGTCCCGACCGTCGAGCGTGCTGACGGCGACCACGGGGGCCCGCCTGCGGATCGGATTCGGGGACCTGACCGGGGCGGAGGGGGCCGGTCAGGAGGTGGTGGTGCGGTTGGGGTGA
- a CDS encoding hydroxyacid dehydrogenase, translated as MSPGTRAAVLSGRVLPELVRVADIDPEVLLTDFAHVDPGLHRRLDEVEVLFTGWGCPVLDADALERMPRLRAVVHAAGSVKHHVTEACWERGLLVSSAAAANAVPVAEYTLAAILFTNKRVLESAHAYRATRAPIDLLRRYPTVGNYRRTVGIVGASLIGRRVLELLRPFDLQVLVHDPYADPVELAALGAETCALDTLLRRSDVVSLHAPALPRTHHLLDASRLALMPDGATLVNTARGSLVDTAALTEELVAGRLHAVLDHTDPEVLPASSPLFNLPNVLLTPHVAGSLGGELDRLAVTAVEELERYARRLGFRHAVDPTRLAYSA; from the coding sequence ATGAGCCCCGGCACCCGGGCCGCCGTCCTCAGCGGCCGTGTTCTGCCCGAACTCGTCCGGGTCGCGGACATCGACCCCGAGGTCCTCCTCACTGATTTCGCCCACGTGGATCCCGGGTTGCACCGGCGTCTCGACGAGGTGGAGGTGCTGTTCACCGGTTGGGGCTGTCCCGTCCTCGACGCGGACGCGCTGGAACGGATGCCGCGGCTGCGAGCCGTCGTCCATGCCGCCGGGAGCGTCAAACACCATGTCACCGAGGCCTGCTGGGAACGTGGCCTGCTCGTCTCCAGCGCCGCCGCCGCCAACGCGGTGCCGGTGGCCGAGTACACGCTGGCCGCGATCCTGTTCACCAACAAGCGAGTGCTGGAATCCGCGCACGCCTACCGTGCCACCCGGGCACCCATCGACCTGTTGCGCCGCTACCCCACCGTCGGCAACTACCGTCGCACCGTCGGCATCGTCGGGGCATCCCTCATCGGCCGGCGCGTGCTGGAGCTGCTGCGCCCCTTCGACCTCCAGGTGCTCGTTCACGACCCCTACGCCGATCCCGTCGAACTCGCGGCCCTCGGCGCCGAGACCTGCGCACTGGACACCCTGCTGCGCCGCAGTGACGTGGTGAGCCTGCACGCGCCGGCCCTGCCCCGGACGCACCATCTGCTGGACGCCTCCCGGCTGGCCCTGATGCCCGACGGCGCGACCCTCGTCAACACCGCGCGGGGCTCCCTCGTGGACACCGCGGCGCTCACCGAGGAACTGGTCGCCGGGCGACTGCACGCCGTCCTCGACCACACCGACCCCGAGGTGCTGCCTGCCTCCTCTCCCCTGTTCAATTTGCCGAACGTGCTGCTCACTCCCCATGTCGCAGGTTCCCTGGGCGGGGAGCTGGACCGGCTGGCGGTCACCGCCGTCGAGGAGTTGGAGCGGTACGCCCGCAGGCTCGGCTTCCGCCACGCCGTCGATCCGACCCGCCTCGCCTACTCGGCGTGA
- a CDS encoding sugar phosphate isomerase/epimerase family protein translates to MSRAPAPVRFSLNQETIRQWSLPELVAGCTAAGVGAVGLWRDPVRRFGVRESAKLVAGAGLRVSSLCRGGFFTAADPAGRAAALEDNRRAVEEAAELGAQTLVLVSGGLPAGDRDLPGARSRIVDILGELAPWAAGHGVRLGIEPLHPMFASDRCVVSTLGQALDIAEQFPSERVGVVADAYHLWWDERLPAELRRAGESGRIVSVQVADWVTPLPEGVLCGRGQLGDGCVDLRAFRELADGVGYRGPIEVEIFQPGLWAREGSEVLREVIERYREHVE, encoded by the coding sequence GTGAGCCGGGCGCCGGCGCCCGTCCGGTTCAGCCTCAACCAGGAGACGATCCGTCAGTGGTCGCTGCCGGAGCTGGTGGCGGGGTGCACGGCGGCCGGGGTGGGCGCGGTGGGGCTGTGGCGGGATCCCGTGCGGCGGTTCGGGGTCCGGGAGAGCGCGAAGCTGGTCGCCGGGGCGGGGCTGCGGGTCAGCTCGCTGTGTCGCGGCGGATTCTTCACGGCCGCCGACCCCGCGGGACGGGCGGCGGCGCTGGAGGACAACCGGCGGGCCGTGGAGGAGGCGGCCGAGTTGGGTGCGCAGACCCTGGTCCTGGTGTCGGGTGGCCTGCCGGCGGGTGACCGTGACCTGCCGGGGGCGCGCAGCAGGATCGTCGACATTCTGGGTGAACTCGCACCGTGGGCGGCGGGGCACGGGGTGCGCCTGGGAATCGAGCCGCTGCATCCGATGTTCGCGTCGGATCGGTGCGTGGTGTCCACGCTGGGTCAGGCCTTGGACATCGCCGAGCAGTTTCCGTCGGAGCGGGTCGGGGTGGTGGCGGACGCCTATCACCTGTGGTGGGACGAGCGACTGCCGGCCGAGTTGCGTCGGGCGGGCGAGTCCGGGCGGATCGTGTCTGTGCAGGTGGCCGACTGGGTGACTCCGCTGCCCGAAGGGGTGCTCTGCGGGCGGGGGCAGTTGGGTGACGGGTGCGTCGATCTGCGGGCGTTCCGCGAGTTGGCGGACGGGGTGGGGTACCGCGGACCGATCGAGGTGGAGATCTTCCAGCCGGGGTTGTGGGCCCGTGAGGGCTCCGAGGTGCTGCGGGAGGTCATCGAGCGCTACCGCGAACACGTCGAGTGA